A genomic window from Sanguibacter antarcticus includes:
- a CDS encoding LLM class F420-dependent oxidoreductase, whose product MDFRIFTEPQQGATYDDLLAVAKATEDLGFDAFFRSDHFLAMGDGDGLPGPTDAWLTLAGLARETSRIKLGTLVTSATFRHPGLLAIQVAQVSQMSGGRAELGLGAGWFAREHEAYGVPFPAKRFGLLEEQLEIITGLWGTPVGETYSFDGTHYTLTDSPALPKPVGSVPVIVGGNGPKRTPALAARHATEFNAAFPELDALAPTFARVREACEAIGRDADELTYSTALIMCVGANEAEFVERARAIGREPAELREHGIAGTVDEAVDTLGKIAEQGVERVYLQVMDLSDLDHLDLVAREVVSRS is encoded by the coding sequence ATGGACTTCAGAATCTTCACAGAACCCCAGCAGGGCGCGACGTACGACGATCTTCTCGCGGTCGCGAAGGCGACCGAGGACCTCGGCTTCGACGCCTTCTTCCGCTCCGACCACTTCCTCGCGATGGGCGACGGCGACGGGCTGCCCGGCCCCACGGACGCCTGGCTGACGCTCGCGGGACTGGCCCGCGAGACGAGCCGCATCAAGCTCGGGACCCTCGTCACCTCGGCGACGTTCCGGCACCCGGGACTCCTCGCGATCCAGGTGGCCCAGGTCAGCCAGATGAGCGGCGGCCGCGCGGAGCTCGGGCTCGGAGCCGGCTGGTTCGCGCGCGAGCACGAGGCGTACGGCGTCCCGTTCCCTGCGAAGCGCTTCGGTCTCCTCGAAGAGCAGCTCGAGATCATCACCGGCCTGTGGGGGACCCCCGTCGGCGAGACGTACTCGTTCGACGGCACGCACTACACGCTCACCGACTCCCCGGCGCTCCCGAAGCCGGTCGGGAGCGTCCCGGTGATCGTCGGCGGCAACGGGCCCAAGCGCACCCCTGCTCTCGCGGCGCGTCATGCGACGGAGTTCAACGCGGCCTTCCCCGAGCTCGACGCGCTCGCACCGACGTTCGCACGCGTCCGGGAGGCGTGCGAGGCGATCGGCCGTGACGCGGACGAGCTCACCTACTCGACAGCCCTCATCATGTGCGTCGGTGCGAACGAGGCAGAGTTCGTCGAGCGGGCGCGAGCGATCGGGCGCGAGCCGGCAGAGCTGCGCGAGCACGGCATCGCCGGGACGGTCGACGAGGCGGTGGACACGCTCGGCAAGATCGCGGAGCAGGGCGTCGAGCGCGTCTACCTGCAGGTCATGGACCTCTCCGACCTGGACCACCTAGACCTCGTCGCGCGAGAGGTCGTGTCGCGCTCCTGA
- a CDS encoding GGDEF domain-containing protein has translation MSTSSTEGASARSARPAVGAIVAVAIIAPGGFLMMDGVLAAVVFFLSALLPSVAIAITMIVPSRRPEVTRPWRWALGGSLCLALDAAIWLLRTAEPSLPEGLAVVAQIAVLLGYTGLLVATVLLVLPAMRDDGGKAIDSAIFATGAAVLLWAGVVDTALTDRVVSSVDRSVALVGLLLVSGIAGAMGRAIVTSQRARFTLGCLALAALAAIVANMALLVNVDETTGVEAPWVGALWVLSNVTFAAAALRPQDLTFTASHRPRTQRLSYPHLGFLALALSLNPLLAAARESVGEEADQALLTTGTLVLVPLVLARVAQLARLQHRTEQELAHQATHDALTGLPNRRAADQHLDQTIRQVREGTLPGALLCFLDLDNFKDVNDEHGHHVGDQLLVAVAGRLQAVVRERDLVARFGGDEFILIIIGAPDVLRTETVARIHQALSAPVDLGSTTASAVASIGTAAVRRGNELSGEQLTSIADARMYAEKRRATHGIPVTPA, from the coding sequence ATGTCCACGAGCAGCACCGAGGGTGCCAGCGCCCGATCGGCGCGCCCCGCCGTCGGCGCCATCGTCGCTGTCGCGATCATCGCGCCCGGTGGGTTCCTCATGATGGACGGCGTCCTCGCGGCCGTCGTGTTCTTCCTCTCGGCGCTGCTCCCCTCGGTCGCGATCGCCATCACCATGATCGTCCCGTCGCGGCGCCCCGAGGTCACCCGGCCGTGGCGGTGGGCGCTCGGCGGCTCGCTCTGCCTCGCCCTCGACGCCGCGATCTGGCTCCTGCGCACGGCGGAACCGTCGCTGCCCGAGGGCCTCGCCGTCGTCGCCCAGATCGCCGTCCTGCTCGGCTACACCGGCCTGCTCGTCGCGACGGTCCTTCTCGTCCTCCCCGCCATGCGCGACGACGGCGGCAAGGCCATCGACTCTGCCATCTTCGCGACCGGGGCAGCCGTGCTGCTGTGGGCCGGCGTCGTGGACACCGCTCTCACCGATCGCGTCGTGTCGTCTGTCGACCGGTCCGTGGCGCTCGTCGGGCTGCTCCTCGTGAGCGGCATCGCCGGGGCGATGGGCCGTGCGATCGTCACCTCCCAGCGCGCCCGCTTCACCCTCGGCTGTCTCGCCCTCGCGGCGCTCGCTGCGATCGTCGCCAACATGGCGCTCCTGGTCAACGTCGACGAGACCACAGGCGTGGAAGCCCCCTGGGTGGGAGCGCTGTGGGTCCTGTCCAACGTGACCTTCGCCGCCGCGGCCCTCCGCCCGCAGGACCTCACGTTCACGGCGTCGCACCGACCACGAACCCAGCGGCTGAGCTACCCGCACCTCGGTTTCCTGGCCCTCGCGCTCTCTCTCAATCCTCTCCTCGCGGCCGCCCGAGAGTCTGTCGGGGAAGAAGCGGACCAGGCTCTGCTCACCACCGGGACTCTCGTGCTCGTCCCGCTCGTCCTCGCCCGGGTGGCCCAGCTCGCGCGCCTCCAGCACCGGACGGAGCAAGAGCTCGCCCACCAGGCGACGCACGACGCGCTCACAGGCCTGCCGAACCGGCGCGCCGCAGACCAGCACCTCGACCAGACGATCCGCCAGGTCCGCGAAGGGACCCTGCCCGGTGCGCTCCTGTGCTTCCTCGACCTCGACAACTTCAAGGACGTCAACGACGAGCACGGCCATCACGTCGGCGACCAGCTCCTCGTCGCAGTCGCCGGCCGGCTGCAGGCCGTCGTCCGGGAGCGCGACCTCGTGGCACGGTTCGGAGGTGACGAGTTCATCCTCATCATCATCGGCGCCCCTGACGTCCTGCGGACCGAGACTGTCGCACGGATCCACCAGGCGCTGTCAGCTCCCGTCGACCTCGGCTCGACCACGGCCTCGGCTGTAGCGAGCATCGGGACGGCAGCAGTCCGCCGAGGGAACGAGCTCTCGGGCGAACAGCTGACGTCGATCGCCGACGCACGCATGTACGCCGAGAAGCGCCGCGCGACGCACGGCATCCCGGTCACGCCCGCCTGA
- a CDS encoding type II toxin-antitoxin system VapB family antitoxin, producing MIFKRVGEGRPYPDHGLVTAKDWSTVAPRQVRLDELVTTKRTLNLDTLLADDSTFYGDLFAHVVQYEGVMFLEDGLHRALRAALQQRSLLHARVFVID from the coding sequence ATGATCTTCAAGCGGGTCGGCGAAGGCCGACCGTACCCGGACCACGGGCTGGTGACGGCCAAGGACTGGTCGACAGTGGCCCCGCGGCAGGTGCGGCTCGACGAGCTGGTGACGACCAAGCGCACCCTCAACCTGGATACGCTCCTCGCGGACGACTCCACCTTCTACGGAGACCTCTTCGCGCACGTCGTGCAGTACGAGGGCGTGATGTTCCTCGAAGACGGGCTCCACAGGGCGCTGCGCGCCGCGCTCCAGCAACGTTCGCTGCTCCATGCGCGCGTCTTCGTCATCGACTGA
- a CDS encoding M1 family metallopeptidase, with the protein MSDADRYEPSHGSRGFHVEHYDLDLTYRVSANRLSGTATLQVTMLEDAKEITLDLVGLAVDKLSVAGARLVKYRHRDGRLVVRLSEKLAAGAECTVTVRYSGNPGPVASAWGPVGWEELDEGALVASQPVGAPSWFPCNDRPGDKATYRTSLTVDSPYFVLAHGTLVDRRVRAATTTWVYAETHPTCTYLATVQIGHYSEIVLAGGPVPQRLVVGGKHASSATRWLERQPEMMTLFTELFGPYPFDAYTLVVTDDDLEIPLEAQGVSIFGSNHLDEADAVRLVPHELAHQWFGNSLSVASWQHIWLNEGFACYAEWLWSEASGGPTADALARRFWTRLHKLDQDLVLADPGPDDLFDDRIYKRGALTLHTLRTAMGDSAFFDLVRDWVARNRHGVVTTEAFRSLAAEHAVTAGGTKLAVRVASILLAWLDDEHLPQLPGR; encoded by the coding sequence ATGAGCGACGCCGATCGTTACGAGCCGTCTCACGGGAGCCGTGGGTTTCACGTCGAGCACTATGACCTCGACCTCACGTACCGGGTCTCGGCGAACCGCCTGAGCGGGACCGCGACGCTGCAGGTCACGATGCTCGAGGACGCCAAGGAGATCACGCTCGACCTGGTCGGTCTCGCTGTCGACAAGCTCTCCGTCGCGGGGGCCCGGCTCGTGAAGTATCGCCACCGGGACGGTCGTCTCGTCGTGCGGCTCAGCGAGAAGCTCGCCGCGGGTGCGGAGTGCACGGTGACCGTCCGCTACAGCGGCAACCCTGGGCCGGTCGCCAGCGCCTGGGGGCCTGTGGGGTGGGAGGAGCTCGACGAGGGCGCTCTCGTCGCGAGCCAGCCCGTCGGTGCACCGTCGTGGTTCCCGTGCAACGACCGCCCAGGTGACAAGGCCACCTACCGGACGTCCCTCACGGTCGACAGCCCGTACTTCGTCCTCGCTCACGGGACGCTCGTCGATCGACGCGTGCGTGCGGCCACCACCACATGGGTCTATGCGGAGACGCACCCGACCTGCACGTACCTCGCGACGGTGCAGATCGGGCACTACTCCGAGATCGTCCTCGCGGGCGGGCCTGTCCCGCAGCGTCTCGTCGTCGGCGGGAAGCACGCGTCGTCTGCGACACGGTGGCTGGAGCGCCAGCCCGAGATGATGACTCTCTTCACCGAGCTCTTCGGCCCGTACCCGTTCGACGCCTACACGCTCGTCGTCACCGACGACGACCTCGAGATCCCTCTCGAGGCTCAGGGGGTCTCGATCTTCGGGAGCAATCACCTCGACGAGGCAGACGCCGTGCGCCTGGTCCCTCACGAGCTTGCGCACCAGTGGTTCGGCAACAGCCTCTCTGTCGCGAGCTGGCAGCACATCTGGCTCAACGAGGGCTTCGCCTGCTACGCCGAGTGGCTCTGGTCCGAGGCCTCCGGCGGCCCGACGGCCGACGCCCTCGCGCGCCGGTTCTGGACCCGTCTCCACAAGCTCGACCAGGACCTCGTCCTGGCCGACCCAGGCCCGGACGACCTCTTCGACGACCGCATCTACAAGCGTGGGGCTCTGACGCTGCACACGCTGCGCACGGCGATGGGGGACTCGGCCTTCTTCGACCTCGTCCGCGACTGGGTCGCCCGCAACCGCCACGGGGTCGTCACGACGGAGGCGTTCCGCTCCCTCGCGGCCGAGCACGCGGTCACGGCCGGGGGGACGAAGCTGGCGGTGCGCGTGGCGTCGATCCTCCTTGCGTGGCTCGACGACGAGCATCTCCCGCAGCTGCCTGGACGCTGA
- a CDS encoding uracil-xanthine permease family protein, whose protein sequence is MKLGWTVHGDGKTMGPSDVVGPGERLSWPLTVGIGLQHIVAMFGATFLVPLLTGFSPATTLFFSAVGTVLFLLVTGNRLPSYLGSSFAFIAPIGAATASGGQSAAVGGILITGLTLTVVGVVVHLAGARWINAIMPPVVTGTIVALIGFNLAPSAWGNVQTAPVTAMVTLVSIVLVTVLFKGIVGRLAILVGVLVGYGCAVVRGEVSFAGVEQAAWFGLPEFVTPTFQVSLLGLFVPVVLVLVAENVGHVKSVAAMTGQNLDDLAGRALLADGLATTFAGLGGGSGTTTYAENIGVMAATRVYSTAAYWVAACGALVLSLSPKFGEVIASVPGGVLGGAATLLYGMIGMLGARIWVQNKVDFSDPVNLTTAAIALVVGIADFAWTPGDLEFKGIAIGTAAALGIYHSMRVLSRWRGTSQEAASPASAPGGSEVESAGPVQ, encoded by the coding sequence GTGAAGCTTGGCTGGACCGTCCATGGCGACGGCAAGACGATGGGACCGTCCGACGTCGTCGGGCCGGGAGAGCGGTTGTCGTGGCCGCTCACCGTCGGCATCGGTCTGCAGCACATCGTCGCGATGTTCGGTGCGACGTTCCTCGTCCCGCTTCTCACGGGCTTCTCTCCCGCGACGACGCTGTTCTTCTCCGCGGTCGGGACCGTGCTCTTCCTCCTCGTGACCGGCAACAGGCTCCCCAGCTACCTCGGATCGAGCTTCGCGTTCATCGCGCCCATCGGTGCAGCGACCGCGTCCGGCGGTCAGTCGGCGGCCGTGGGAGGCATCCTCATCACGGGGCTGACGCTCACCGTCGTCGGCGTGGTCGTCCACCTCGCCGGGGCCCGGTGGATCAACGCGATCATGCCGCCGGTCGTCACCGGCACGATCGTGGCGCTCATCGGCTTCAACCTCGCGCCGTCGGCGTGGGGCAACGTCCAGACGGCGCCGGTCACCGCGATGGTGACGCTGGTCTCGATCGTCCTCGTCACGGTCCTGTTCAAGGGGATCGTCGGACGGCTGGCGATCCTCGTGGGCGTCCTCGTCGGGTACGGCTGCGCGGTCGTCCGTGGGGAGGTGAGCTTCGCGGGTGTCGAGCAGGCTGCGTGGTTCGGCCTCCCGGAGTTCGTCACCCCGACCTTCCAGGTGTCCTTGCTCGGTCTGTTCGTGCCGGTCGTGCTCGTCCTCGTGGCCGAGAACGTCGGGCACGTGAAGTCGGTCGCAGCGATGACCGGGCAGAACCTCGACGACCTGGCCGGGCGCGCCCTCCTGGCGGACGGGCTCGCCACGACGTTCGCCGGTCTCGGCGGAGGATCCGGGACGACGACGTACGCGGAGAACATCGGTGTCATGGCCGCGACCCGCGTCTACTCGACGGCGGCGTACTGGGTCGCGGCGTGCGGTGCGCTGGTGCTGAGCCTCTCGCCGAAGTTCGGCGAGGTCATCGCCTCGGTCCCGGGCGGTGTGCTGGGAGGTGCGGCGACGCTCCTCTACGGGATGATCGGCATGCTCGGTGCGCGCATCTGGGTGCAGAACAAGGTCGACTTCTCCGACCCGGTCAACCTCACGACGGCGGCCATCGCTCTGGTCGTCGGCATCGCTGACTTCGCCTGGACGCCGGGCGACCTCGAGTTCAAGGGGATCGCGATCGGCACGGCAGCCGCACTGGGGATCTACCACTCGATGCGCGTCCTGTCCCGGTGGCGCGGGACGAGCCAAGAGGCTGCGTCGCCCGCGTCGGCGCCAGGAGGCAGCGAGGTCGAGAGCGCCGGACCGGTCCAGTAG
- a CDS encoding LytR C-terminal domain-containing protein — translation MTTPDDVRDARTLRRRHKHERQAVIFGVLIASLAVTGLTAVAVYTDTIDLPFDRGFSAKEVKQDVVLAQPCIPEGTLPVPYDTIPVNVLNATSQGGLAASASSSLADRGFTVASTGNTEVVVEGIRISFGLSGLASAYTVAAHFEDADLYYDAREDASVDVLLGSSFETVKAPEAVTLDPTVPMISREGCVAINEITPQALPLVASTEEPAEDAPADEAPAEEVPAG, via the coding sequence ATGACCACGCCTGACGACGTCAGAGACGCGCGCACCCTGCGACGACGACACAAGCACGAACGACAAGCCGTGATCTTCGGGGTGCTCATCGCATCCCTGGCTGTCACGGGGCTCACCGCGGTCGCGGTCTACACCGACACCATCGACCTGCCGTTCGACCGAGGCTTCAGCGCCAAGGAAGTCAAGCAGGACGTCGTCCTCGCCCAGCCGTGCATCCCGGAGGGCACCCTCCCGGTGCCGTACGACACGATCCCCGTCAACGTGCTCAACGCGACGAGCCAGGGCGGCCTGGCCGCCAGCGCCTCGTCGTCGCTCGCGGACCGTGGGTTCACCGTCGCGTCGACGGGCAACACCGAGGTGGTCGTCGAAGGGATCCGGATCTCCTTCGGGCTCTCTGGTCTCGCGTCCGCCTATACCGTCGCCGCTCACTTCGAGGACGCTGACCTCTACTACGACGCCCGCGAGGACGCGAGCGTCGACGTCTTGCTCGGGTCCTCCTTCGAGACGGTCAAGGCTCCCGAGGCTGTCACGCTCGACCCGACCGTCCCGATGATCTCCCGGGAAGGGTGCGTCGCGATCAACGAGATCACCCCGCAGGCGCTCCCGCTCGTCGCGTCGACCGAGGAGCCTGCCGAAGACGCTCCGGCCGACGAGGCCCCTGCCGAAGAGGTCCCGGCAGGCTGA
- a CDS encoding Pls/PosA family non-ribosomal peptide synthetase has product MRAGARAPEPRTLVEIFAATAARFPGSIAIDDGDEEFTYAALQLAVEARARRLVSAGVRVGDRVGIRAESGTVDLYLSILAILHAGAAYVPVDADDPDERASLVFEEAEVVAVVGDDGAVTRGAVTRTGEHARAGVVHDVEGASPADLVSPGLGDDAWIIFTSGSTGRPKGVAVTHRSAGALVDAEARLFLQERPLAPGDRVLAGLSVAFDASCEEMWLAWRSGATLVPAPRSLVRSGTDLGPWLVEREINVVSTVPTLAGLWPVETLDAVRLLIFGGEAVPAELATRLWREGRELWNTYGPTEATVIACAATLEPGEPVRIGLALDGWDLAVVGPDGAEVAEGETGELIIGGVGLARYLDPELDAVKFAPMPSLGWERAYRSGDLVQLDHAGLLFVGRADDQVKVNGRRVELGEIDAALLGLDGVGAAAAAVQRTPAGTAVLVGYVVPAGSRTLDTGTLLAALRDELPASLIPLLAVVEDIPTRTSGKVDRDALPWPLPSTGGVGETLVGTAAWVGDQWETVIGVRPLGEDDDFFAHGGSSLTAAQLVSALRGRYPEVTVAQVYAHPEVGALAAYLDRRWPPLSAEDATAAGTAKIRRVGPVPVASQVAQLLVLVPLRTLVALRWATALAAMNNLLDLAWQVPWTVPVSWWWVVAGWLLTVSPLGRMGVSALGARLLLTGVAPGTYPRGGSVHLRLWSAERLVEGFGALTDGTAPWVGVYARLLGAQIGRDVDLHTVPPVTGMLVLGQGCAVEPEVDLSGHWLDGDLLHVGRVTIGAGATVGARSILYPGAHVGAGTDVAAGSAVHGRTSDGDYWAGSPARRVHGARHPWPAEQPSRPRRWLGVYGVSAALLAALAPLAATLGLLSVAPVVRGTQTLREAAGPLLLATVGGTALAYLVYALFILVIVRLLGRGLVEGYHPVRSRVGWQAWCTERLMDSARTVLFPLYSSLVTPTWLRLLGASIGSDVEASTVIGLPSMMRVKDGAFLADDTMVAPYELGGGWVRVAVAKVGRRAFLGNSGMTAPGRTVPKNGLVAVLSATPNKTRSGSSYIGSPPVLLPRAATLDDGGLTYSPPRALRRARGLVEACRAVPAVLVGVLGVVVLLVLEAVVVHLGWGAALLLGGLVLLAVGALAAGVTIAVKRLLVGRVTAGEHPLWSAFVWRGELADTFTEMVAAPFFADGVNGSPALVWWLRGMGARIGKGVWCETYWLPEADLVRLDDGATVGPGCVVQTHLFHDRIMSLDLVTLQEGATLGPRGVILPAAVLAPGSVVGPASLVLRGETVPAGSRWAGNPIAPWHTRDVPDVTV; this is encoded by the coding sequence ATGCGAGCCGGGGCGCGTGCCCCCGAGCCGCGAACTCTCGTCGAGATCTTCGCCGCGACTGCGGCACGGTTCCCCGGTTCCATCGCGATCGACGACGGCGACGAAGAGTTCACCTACGCGGCGCTGCAGCTGGCGGTCGAGGCGCGTGCAAGGCGGCTCGTCTCCGCCGGTGTGCGGGTCGGGGACCGCGTCGGCATCCGGGCGGAGTCCGGCACCGTCGACCTCTACCTCTCCATCCTGGCGATCCTCCACGCCGGGGCGGCGTACGTCCCGGTCGACGCCGACGACCCGGACGAGCGCGCCTCGCTCGTGTTCGAGGAAGCCGAGGTGGTGGCTGTCGTCGGTGACGACGGAGCCGTCACCCGCGGAGCCGTCACCCGCACAGGCGAGCACGCCCGGGCCGGTGTCGTGCACGACGTCGAGGGCGCGAGCCCCGCCGACCTCGTGAGCCCAGGCCTGGGCGACGACGCATGGATCATCTTCACGTCCGGCTCCACCGGCCGTCCCAAGGGCGTCGCGGTCACGCACCGCAGCGCCGGAGCGCTCGTCGACGCGGAGGCGCGCCTGTTCCTCCAGGAGCGGCCGCTCGCCCCCGGCGACCGGGTCCTGGCGGGGCTGTCGGTCGCCTTCGACGCCTCGTGCGAGGAGATGTGGCTCGCCTGGCGCAGCGGAGCGACCCTCGTCCCGGCTCCTCGCTCGCTCGTCCGCTCGGGCACGGACCTCGGTCCCTGGCTCGTCGAGCGCGAGATCAACGTCGTCTCCACGGTGCCGACGCTCGCCGGGCTGTGGCCCGTCGAGACGCTCGACGCGGTCCGCCTGCTCATCTTCGGCGGCGAGGCGGTGCCTGCCGAGCTCGCGACCCGCCTGTGGCGCGAAGGCCGCGAGCTGTGGAACACCTACGGGCCGACCGAGGCGACGGTCATCGCGTGCGCCGCGACCCTCGAGCCCGGTGAACCCGTGCGGATCGGCCTCGCGCTCGACGGCTGGGACCTCGCCGTCGTCGGGCCCGACGGGGCAGAGGTCGCCGAAGGAGAGACGGGGGAGCTCATCATCGGCGGTGTCGGCCTCGCGCGGTACCTCGACCCGGAGCTCGACGCCGTGAAGTTCGCCCCGATGCCCAGCCTCGGCTGGGAACGCGCCTACCGCAGCGGCGACCTCGTGCAGCTCGACCACGCAGGCCTCCTGTTCGTCGGACGGGCTGACGACCAGGTCAAGGTCAACGGTCGACGCGTCGAGCTCGGCGAGATCGACGCGGCGCTCCTCGGGCTCGACGGCGTCGGCGCCGCAGCAGCCGCCGTCCAGCGCACCCCAGCAGGCACCGCCGTGCTCGTCGGATACGTCGTCCCGGCCGGTTCCCGGACGCTCGACACCGGCACGCTGCTCGCCGCGCTGCGCGACGAGCTGCCCGCATCGCTCATCCCGCTCCTCGCCGTGGTCGAGGACATCCCCACGAGGACGTCGGGCAAGGTCGACCGCGACGCCCTCCCGTGGCCGCTGCCCAGCACCGGCGGCGTCGGGGAGACCCTCGTCGGGACCGCCGCCTGGGTCGGCGACCAGTGGGAGACCGTCATCGGCGTCCGCCCGCTCGGCGAGGACGACGACTTCTTCGCCCACGGCGGCAGCTCGCTCACCGCAGCCCAGCTCGTCTCCGCGCTGCGCGGCCGCTACCCGGAGGTGACGGTCGCCCAGGTCTACGCCCACCCGGAGGTCGGCGCCCTGGCGGCCTATCTCGACAGACGCTGGCCGCCCCTCTCCGCAGAAGACGCCACCGCGGCGGGCACCGCGAAGATCCGGCGCGTCGGCCCCGTCCCGGTCGCCAGCCAGGTCGCCCAGCTCCTCGTCCTCGTGCCGCTGCGCACCCTCGTCGCGCTCCGGTGGGCGACCGCGCTCGCCGCGATGAACAACCTCCTCGACCTCGCCTGGCAGGTCCCGTGGACCGTCCCCGTGTCCTGGTGGTGGGTGGTCGCCGGCTGGCTCCTCACCGTCAGCCCGCTCGGCAGGATGGGCGTGAGCGCACTCGGCGCCAGGCTCCTCCTGACCGGCGTCGCCCCCGGCACCTACCCGCGCGGCGGGTCCGTCCACCTGCGCCTGTGGTCCGCCGAGCGCCTCGTCGAAGGCTTCGGCGCGCTGACGGACGGCACCGCCCCGTGGGTCGGGGTCTACGCACGTCTCCTCGGCGCACAGATCGGCAGAGACGTCGACCTCCACACCGTCCCGCCCGTGACCGGGATGCTCGTGCTCGGGCAAGGGTGCGCGGTCGAGCCCGAGGTCGACCTCTCCGGTCACTGGCTCGACGGCGACCTCCTCCACGTCGGACGCGTGACCATCGGCGCCGGTGCCACCGTCGGCGCCCGCAGCATCCTCTACCCCGGGGCTCACGTCGGGGCAGGAACCGACGTCGCTGCGGGCTCCGCCGTCCACGGACGCACGAGCGACGGCGACTACTGGGCAGGCTCCCCGGCACGCCGGGTCCACGGGGCCCGGCACCCGTGGCCCGCCGAGCAGCCCTCCCGGCCACGCCGGTGGCTCGGCGTCTACGGCGTCTCCGCGGCTCTCCTCGCTGCGCTCGCCCCGCTCGCCGCCACCCTCGGCCTCCTCTCCGTCGCACCCGTGGTCCGTGGGACGCAGACGCTCCGCGAGGCCGCCGGCCCCCTCCTGCTCGCGACCGTCGGCGGGACCGCCCTCGCCTACCTCGTCTACGCCCTCTTCATCCTCGTCATCGTCCGGCTCCTCGGCCGCGGCCTCGTCGAGGGGTACCACCCGGTGCGCTCGCGGGTCGGGTGGCAGGCGTGGTGCACCGAACGCCTCATGGACTCGGCGCGCACCGTGCTCTTCCCGCTGTACTCCTCCCTCGTGACCCCGACGTGGCTGCGGCTGCTCGGCGCGAGCATCGGCTCGGACGTCGAGGCGTCCACCGTGATCGGCCTGCCGAGCATGATGCGGGTCAAGGACGGAGCCTTCCTCGCTGACGACACGATGGTCGCCCCCTACGAGCTCGGAGGAGGGTGGGTCCGGGTCGCGGTCGCGAAGGTCGGGCGCCGTGCGTTCCTCGGGAACTCCGGGATGACCGCGCCGGGGCGGACCGTCCCGAAGAACGGCCTCGTCGCGGTCCTGTCCGCCACACCGAACAAGACACGGTCCGGCTCGAGCTACATCGGCAGCCCGCCTGTCCTCCTCCCGCGCGCGGCGACGCTCGACGACGGCGGACTGACCTACTCGCCACCTCGAGCGCTGCGGCGCGCCCGCGGTCTCGTCGAGGCGTGCCGCGCGGTGCCGGCGGTCCTCGTCGGAGTTCTCGGCGTCGTGGTGCTCCTCGTGCTGGAGGCGGTCGTCGTCCACCTCGGATGGGGTGCAGCCCTGCTCCTCGGCGGGCTCGTGCTGCTCGCCGTGGGCGCGCTGGCCGCCGGCGTCACGATCGCGGTCAAGCGGTTGCTCGTCGGGCGGGTCACGGCTGGTGAGCACCCGCTGTGGAGCGCCTTCGTATGGCGTGGCGAGCTCGCGGACACGTTCACCGAGATGGTCGCAGCGCCGTTCTTCGCCGACGGTGTCAACGGCAGCCCGGCGCTCGTGTGGTGGCTGCGCGGCATGGGTGCACGGATCGGCAAGGGCGTCTGGTGCGAGACGTACTGGCTCCCCGAGGCCGATCTCGTCCGGCTCGACGACGGGGCGACGGTCGGCCCCGGCTGCGTCGTCCAGACTCATCTCTTCCACGACCGCATCATGAGCCTCGACCTCGTCACGCTCCAGGAGGGGGCCACGCTCGGTCCCCGCGGGGTCATCCTGCCGGCGGCCGTGCTCGCGCCCGGCTCCGTCGTCGGGCCTGCGTCGCTCGTGCTGCGCGGGGAGACCGTGCCCGCCGGGTCGCGCTGGGCAGGCAACCCGATCGCCCCGTGGCACACGCGTGACGTCCCGGACGTTACGGTATGA
- a CDS encoding DUF4190 domain-containing protein: MSSPNFSKEPGDGAAPSNPYSTPAADAGTPGPSSYESAPPQGAPYQQQYPSNGPGGYPYGAPTATNPMALGSLIASIAGWTVVPVVGWIVGVILGHIARRQLRENTAQGAGLALAGLITGYVGLALLVLAFVLLFVFVAVVGVSYESWDV; the protein is encoded by the coding sequence GTGTCCAGCCCCAACTTCAGCAAAGAGCCCGGCGACGGTGCTGCACCGTCGAACCCCTACAGCACCCCCGCAGCCGACGCCGGGACCCCCGGCCCGTCGTCCTACGAGAGCGCGCCGCCGCAGGGGGCCCCGTACCAGCAGCAGTACCCGTCGAACGGGCCTGGCGGCTACCCGTACGGTGCGCCCACCGCGACCAACCCCATGGCGCTCGGATCGCTCATCGCGTCGATCGCCGGGTGGACGGTCGTGCCGGTCGTCGGGTGGATCGTCGGCGTGATCCTCGGGCACATCGCCCGCCGACAGCTCCGAGAGAACACCGCGCAGGGTGCCGGGCTGGCGCTCGCCGGGCTCATCACCGGTTACGTCGGGCTGGCGCTGCTTGTGCTGGCCTTCGTCCTCCTCTTCGTCTTCGTCGCTGTCGTCGGGGTGAGCTACGAGAGCTGGGACGTCTAG